caccaccaccaccaccaccaccaccaccaccaccatatcaccaccaccaccaccaccaccaccaccaccaccaccaccaccaccaccaccaccaccaccaccaccaccaaccaccaccaccaccaccaccaccaccaccaccacccaccaccaccaccaccaccaccaccaccaccaccaccaccaccaccatcaccaccaccaccaccaccaccaccaccaccaccaccaccacaccaccaccaccaccaccaccaccaccaccaccaccaccaccaccaccaccaccaccaccaccaccaccaccaccgccaccaccaccaccaccaccaccaccaccaccaccaccaccaccaccaccaccaccaccaccaccaccaccaccaccaccaccaccaccaccaccatcaccaccaccaccaccaccaccaccaccaccaccaccaccaccaccacataaccaccaccaccaccaccaccaccaccaccaccaccaccaccaccaccaccaccaccaccaccaccaccaccaccaccaccaccaccatatcaccaccaccaccaccaccaccaccaccaccaccatcaccaccatatcaccaccaccaccaccaccaccaccaccaccaccaccaccaccaccaccatcaccaccaccaccaccaccaccatcaccaccaccaccaccatcaccaccatccaccatccaccaccactcatcaccatcaccaccaccaccaccaccaccaccataccaccaccaccaccaccaccaccaccaccaccaccaccaccaccaccaccaccaccaccaccaccaccaccaccaccaccaccaccaccaccaccaccacaccaccaccaccaccaccaccaccaccaccaccaccaccaccaccaccaccaccaccaccaccaccaccaccaccaccaccaccaccaccaccatcaccaccaccaccaccaccaccaccaccaccaccaccaccaccaccaccaccaccaccaccaccaccaccaccaccaccaccaccaccaccaccaccaccaccaccaccaccaccaccaccaccaccaccaccaccaccaccaccaccaccaccaccaccaccaccaccaccaccaccataaccaccaccaccaccaccaccaccaccaccaccaccaccaccaccaccaccaccaccaccaccaccaccaccaccaccaccatatcaccaccaccaccaccaccaccaccaccaccaccatcaccaccaccatcaccaccaccaccaccaccaccaccaccaccaccaccaccaccaccatcaccaccaccaccaccaccaccaccatcatcaccaccaccaccaccaccaccaccatatcaccaccaccaccaccaccaccaccaccaccacttcaccaccaccaccaccaccaccaccaccaccaccaccaccaccaccaccacccaccaccaccaccaccaccatatcaccaccaccaccaccaccaccaccaccaccaccaccaccaccaccaccatatcaccaccaccaccatatcaccaccaccaccaccaccaccaccaccaccaccaccaccaccaccaccaccaccaccaccaccaccaccaccaccaccaccaccaccaccaccaccaccaccaccaccaccaccaccaccaccaccaccaccaccaccaccaccaccaccaccaccaccaccaccaccgccaccaccaccaccaccaccaccaccaccaccaccaccaccaccaccaccaccaccaccaccaccaccaccaccaccaccaccaccaccaccaccaccaccaccaccaccaccaccaccaccaccaccaccaccaccaccaccaccaccaccaccaccaccaccatatcaccaccaccaccaccaccaccaccaccaccaccaccaccaccaccaccaccaccaccaccaccaccaccaccaccaccaccaccaccaccaccaccaccaccaccaccaccaccaccaccaccaccaccaccaccaccaccaccaccaccaccaccatatcaccaccacaccaccaccaccaccaccaccaccaccaccaccaccaccaccaccaccaccaccaccaccaccatatcaccaccaccaccaccaccaccatcactaccatcaccaccaccaccaccaccaccatcaccaccaccaccatatcaccaccaccaccatatcaccaccaccaccaccataaccaccaccaccaccaccaccaccaccaccaccaccaccaccaccaccaccatcaccaccaccaccaccaccaccaccaccactaccatccaccaccaccacaccaccatcccaccaccaccaccaccaccaccaccaccaccaccaccaccaccaccaccatcaccaccaccatcaccaccaccaccaccaccaccaccaccaccaccaccaccaacaccaccatatcaccaccaccaccaccaccaccaccaccataccaccaccaccaccaccaccaccaccaccaccaccaccaccaccaccaccaccaccaccaccaccaccaccatatcaccaccaccaccaccaccaccaccaccaccaccaccac
The sequence above is a segment of the Oncorhynchus gorbuscha isolate QuinsamMale2020 ecotype Even-year linkage group LG16, OgorEven_v1.0, whole genome shotgun sequence genome. Coding sequences within it:
- the LOC123999873 gene encoding LOW QUALITY PROTEIN: salivary glue protein Sgs-3-like (The sequence of the model RefSeq protein was modified relative to this genomic sequence to represent the inferred CDS: deleted 1 base in 1 codon) yields the protein TTTTTTTTTTTTTTTTTTTTTTTTTTTTTTTTTTTTTTTTTTTTTTTTITTTTTTTTTTTTTTTTTTTTTTTTTTTTTTTTTTTTTTTTTTTTTTTTTTTTTTTTTTTITTTTTTTTTTTTTTTTTTTTTTTTTTTISPPPPPPPPPPPSPPPSTTITTTTTTTTTTTTTTTTTITTTTTTTTTTTIHHHHTTIPPPPPPPPPPPPPPPPPSPPPSPPPPPPPPPPPPPTPPSPPPPPPPPPPPPPPTTTTTTTTTTTTTTTTTTTTTTTTTTTTTTTTISPPSTTTTTTTTTTTTTTTTTTTTTTTTTTTTTTT